A region of the Sphingobium yanoikuyae genome:
GGCGCGCCGATCGCCGCCGGTCACGCTGCCTTCACCGTCGAGGAAGCCGTCGAGGCTGCCAAGAAGCTGCCCGGACCGCTCTATGTCGTGAAGTCGCAGATCCACGCTGGTGGCCGCGGCAAGGGCAAGTTCAAGGAACTGGCCCCCGAAGCCAAGGGCGGCGTCCGCCTGGCCTTCAACCTGGACGAGGTGAAGGCCCACGCCACCGACATGCTCGGCAACACGCTGGTCACCATCCAGACCGGCGAAGCCGGCAAGCAGGTCAACCGTCTGTACATCACCGACGGCGCCGACATCGCCAAGGAATTCTACCTGGCGCTGCTGGTCGACCGCGCCACCAGCCGCATCGCGTTCGTCGTGTCGACCGAAGGCGGCATGGACATTGAAGAGGTCGCCCACTCGACCCCCGAAAAGATCCACAGCTTCTCGGTCGATCCGGCCACCGGCTTCCAGCCGCACCACGGCCGCGCCGTTGCTGCTGCCCTGGGCCTGACCGGCGACCTCGCCAAGCAGGCTTCGAAGGTCGCTTCGTCGCTCTACGCCGCGTTCCTCGACACCGACGCCGAGCAGATCGAAGTCAACCCGCTGGCGCTGACCGAGCAGGGCAACCTCCTCGTCCTCGACGCCAAGGTCGGTTTCGACGGCAACGCCATGTTCCGTCAC
Encoded here:
- the sucC gene encoding ADP-forming succinate--CoA ligase subunit beta produces the protein MNIHEYQAKELLAKYGAPIAAGHAAFTVEEAVEAAKKLPGPLYVVKSQIHAGGRGKGKFKELAPEAKGGVRLAFNLDEVKAHATDMLGNTLVTIQTGEAGKQVNRLYITDGADIAKEFYLALLVDRATSRIAFVVSTEGGMDIEEVAHSTPEKIHSFSVDPATGFQPHHGRAVAAALGLTGDLAKQASKVASSLYAAFLDTDAEQIEVNPLALTEQGNLLVLDAKVGFDGNAMFRHKDIAELRDLTEEDAAEVEASKYDLAYIKLDGNIGCMVNGAGLAMATMDIIKLNGEFPANFLDVGGGATTEKVTAAFKIILKDPAVKGILVNIFGGIMKCDIIANGIVEAAKEVNLSVPLVVRLEGTNVQQGKDILANSGLPIVPADDLGDAAKKIVAEVRKAA